In the Calditrichota bacterium genome, one interval contains:
- a CDS encoding T9SS type A sorting domain-containing protein: MKKSYLTTTLVLFSFLLLTSVASFAQADALQWAKRAGGTSWDQGHSIASDGAGNSLVTGYFQGTATFGAGESNETTLTSAGSEDIFVAKYDGSGALLWAKRAGGTSNEGGYGIISDGAGNSLVTGYFQGTATFGAGEANETTLISSGNHDIFVAKYDGSGTLLWAKSAGGTSNDDGHSIASDGAGNSFVTGYFQGTATFGAGEANETTLTSAGGYDIFVAKYDGSGTLLWAMRAGGTSGAYGYGISCDGAGNSLITGYFKNTATFGAGESNETTLTSAGSDDIFVAKYDGNGALLWAKRAGGTDYDDGLGIATDGSGNSLVTGMFNGTATFGAGESNETTLTSAGSDDIFVAKYDGNGTLVWAKRAGGTDYDDGNGIATDGSGNSLVTGYFEGSATFGAGEANETTLTSAGLDDIFIAKYDGNGTLLWAKSAGGTDYDQGRGIASDGASNSLVTGYFEGSAIFGAGEANETTLTSAGGHDIFVAKYGQQQSAAEIDVQRPAGTSIADGGTDDVGNQNIGTVNLTYTIDNTAGTAQLNVTAVSATNLTNCSNFTVVTGLPLHVAAGGTGTLQISFDVDAAGAFSFDMDIANNDDDENPYDIQVTGNGTQPTNIVLSSFYANISQDGILLQWTTETEPNNAGFNIFRSQSENGEYAKINENLIPAQGNATTGANYSYPDNSTQMGSYYYKLQSVSLTGDTSFYGPVSVILTAVDNKKYTVPDDYNLSQNYPNPFNPETQINYALPEPATVTLNIYDINGHLARTLVSGQKSAGLHTVTWDGRDNSGVKVVSGIYFYHFKAAGAKQSFSQTNKMILMK; this comes from the coding sequence ATGAAAAAAAGTTATTTAACTACTACGCTCGTTTTATTCTCATTTTTGCTCTTAACCTCGGTGGCATCATTTGCCCAGGCCGATGCATTGCAGTGGGCAAAACGCGCGGGCGGGACAAGTTGGGATCAAGGACATAGCATCGCCAGCGATGGCGCGGGCAACAGTTTGGTGACAGGATATTTTCAAGGTACAGCCACCTTTGGCGCAGGAGAGTCCAACGAGACGACCCTGACCAGCGCAGGAAGCGAGGATATCTTTGTCGCCAAATACGATGGCAGTGGCGCTTTGCTCTGGGCAAAACGCGCGGGCGGGACATCTAATGAAGGTGGATATGGCATCATCAGCGATGGCGCGGGCAACAGCCTGGTGACAGGATACTTTCAAGGTACAGCCACCTTTGGCGCCGGCGAGGCCAATGAGACGACCCTTATCAGCTCGGGCAATCATGATATCTTTGTCGCCAAATACGACGGCAGCGGCACTTTGTTGTGGGCAAAAAGCGCCGGCGGAACATCTAATGATGATGGACATAGCATCGCCAGCGATGGCGCGGGCAACAGCTTTGTGACAGGATATTTCCAGGGTACAGCCACCTTTGGCGCCGGCGAGGCCAATGAGACGACCCTGACCAGCGCGGGTGGTTATGATATCTTTGTTGCCAAATACGACGGCAGCGGCACGTTGCTATGGGCAATGCGCGCCGGCGGAACCTCTGGTGCTTATGGATATGGCATCTCCTGCGACGGCGCAGGCAATAGTCTGATTACAGGATATTTCAAAAATACAGCCACCTTTGGTGCCGGCGAGTCCAATGAGACGACCCTGACCAGCGCAGGAAGTGATGATATCTTTGTCGCCAAATACGATGGTAACGGCGCCTTGCTGTGGGCCAAACGCGCCGGCGGGACAGATTATGACGATGGACTTGGCATCGCCACTGATGGATCAGGCAACAGTCTGGTGACTGGGATGTTCAATGGCACAGCCACATTTGGCGCCGGCGAGTCCAATGAGACAACCCTGACCAGCGCAGGGAGTGATGATATCTTTGTCGCTAAATACGATGGTAACGGCACCTTAGTGTGGGCCAAACGCGCCGGCGGAACAGATTATGATGATGGAAACGGCATCGCCACTGACGGCTCGGGCAACAGTCTGGTGACAGGATATTTTGAGGGTTCAGCCACCTTTGGCGCCGGCGAGGCCAATGAGACGACCCTGACCAGCGCCGGTCTCGATGATATCTTTATCGCCAAATACGATGGTAACGGCACCTTGCTGTGGGCAAAAAGCGCCGGCGGAACAGACTATGATCAAGGACGTGGCATCGCCAGCGATGGCGCTAGCAACAGCCTGGTGACCGGGTATTTTGAGGGCTCAGCCATCTTTGGCGCCGGCGAGGCCAATGAGACGACCCTGACCAGCGCCGGTGGTCATGATATCTTTGTCGCCAAGTATGGTCAGCAACAATCAGCAGCAGAAATCGATGTCCAGCGTCCGGCTGGAACGTCCATAGCCGACGGCGGCACTGACGATGTGGGCAATCAAAATATCGGCACCGTAAATCTGACCTACACCATAGACAACACTGCCGGCACGGCTCAACTTAATGTGACCGCAGTAAGCGCTACCAATCTGACGAATTGCAGTAATTTCACCGTTGTAACCGGTCTGCCGCTGCATGTCGCTGCGGGTGGGACTGGCACGCTGCAAATTTCGTTTGATGTGGACGCTGCCGGTGCTTTTAGTTTTGATATGGATATTGCCAACAACGATGATGACGAAAATCCTTATGACATTCAGGTAACCGGCAACGGCACCCAGCCGACCAATATCGTGCTGTCATCTTTCTACGCTAACATCAGTCAGGATGGCATTTTGCTGCAATGGACGACGGAAACCGAACCAAACAACGCCGGTTTCAATATTTTTCGCAGTCAGTCTGAAAACGGAGAGTACGCAAAAATCAATGAAAATCTGATTCCGGCGCAGGGGAATGCCACTACCGGCGCCAACTATTCGTATCCGGACAACTCAACGCAGATGGGAAGTTATTATTACAAATTACAGTCCGTTTCTCTGACCGGCGACACCAGTTTTTACGGCCCGGTTTCAGTTATTTTGACTGCCGTAGATAACAAGAAATACACTGTGCCGGATGATTACAATCTGTCACAGAATTATCCCAATCCGTTCAATCCGGAGACGCAAATCAATTATGCGCTTCCGGAACCGGCGACCGTCACGCTCAATATTTACGACATCAACGGTCACCTGGCGCGCACTCTCGTCTCCGGTCAAAAATCCGCCGGACTTCATACGGTAACCTGGGACGGCAGAGATAACAGCGGCGTCAAAGTTGTCAGCGGGATTTATTTTTATCATTTCAAAGCCGCTGGCGCAAAGCAAAGTTTCAGTCAGACGAATAAGATGATTTTGATGAAATAA